Proteins encoded together in one Triticum dicoccoides isolate Atlit2015 ecotype Zavitan chromosome 7B, WEW_v2.0, whole genome shotgun sequence window:
- the LOC119335225 gene encoding protein TIC 21, chloroplastic-like, which translates to MLALLLSPPAAPPPCLTTLRRRRPPSPALPPAPRASSGPGRAAPALRAAAVRPRLAAAAPGPAEPEPAPLSAEEEAERAKLAQVSKRLEKTARYFKNLGTLAFWSQLVCTTVSAGILSFSAVATGNATSPFTFYATGLGIVAAFMSVFRSFGYIRLSKTLRRTATEPAKAPPRAAVVKNLRNSIVLSVVGMGAAVLGMQATVGALVAEALTTSSVPYYQGISAGQSPVLALDVFLVQASANTILSHFLGLSSSLELLRSVTISPADAGPVPRPA; encoded by the exons ATGCTCGCGCTCCTGCTCTCCCCGCCGGCGGCCCCTCCGCCGTGCCTCACGACGCTAAGGCGGCGGCGGCCTCCGTCCCCCGCGCTGCCGCCCGCGCCCCGCGCCTCCTCCGGCCCCGGCCGCGCGGCGCCCGCCCTCCGCGCCGCGGCCGTccggccccgcctcgccgccgcggcGCCCGGCCCCGCCGAGCCGGAGCCCGCGCCGCTGTCcgccgaggaggaggccgagcgcGCCAAGCTCGCCCAG GTCAGCAAGAGGCTGGAGAAAACAGCGCGGTATTTCAAGAATCTGGGCACCCTGGCATTCTGGTCTCAGTTGGTGTGCACAACCGTTTCGGCCGGGATCTTGTCCTTCTCCGCGGTCGCTACGGGGAATGCAACATCCCCCTTCACATTCTATGCGACCGGGCTCGGCATCGTTGCGGCCTTCATGTCGGTGTTCCGGTCATTTGGTTACATCCGTCTTTCCAAAACGCTCAGGAGAACAGCAACCGAGCCTGCAAAG GCTCCTCCGCGTGCGGCTGTGGTTAAAAACCTGAGGAACAGTATTGTGCTCAGCGTTGTCGGGATGGGTGCTGCGGTGCTCGGGATGCAGGCGACTGTCGGTGCTTTGGTAGCAGAAGCTCTTACTACCTCCTCGGTGCCCTACTACCAGGGGATATCCGCTGGCCAGAGCCCAGTTCTTGCTCTGGATGTTTTTCTTGTTCAG GCTTCAGCCAACACCATCCTCTCGCATTTTCTCGGGCTATCGAGCTCGCTGGAGCTACTTCGGTCCGTGACAATCTCTCCAGCGGATGCCGGCCCCGTCCCTCGACCGGCATGA